One genomic region from Pseudochaenichthys georgianus chromosome 15, fPseGeo1.2, whole genome shotgun sequence encodes:
- the tet1 gene encoding methylcytosine dioxygenase TET3 isoform X2 produces MLPKPEGLPPRTDKVVPESGSVNGKAKAQMEDTHTEAEEDEGEEGHIPHTQAPTITHKPASDQGGRPSSVVKRESGLELTSNALHQHVCSSVNFQNGSAENLTKPNGANMTTGSHSDLKSAFIWTTNASEPQRTIIATTPKDCPKNGPKTSPDNMSVPLKKIKLEEPWMWIPEQPTKQLSDEDEVCEDPLSTLAAVVCLSVTERKGLEEKLFSSRSSILCSIKTEPPDLYFVKKEPEDLQNDLFQKSTPVCLQRNPQYIKSEPTQGVLQQSVQSLAERRNLSFDQAIAIEALTQLAAIPQSPAGSIKTERMCEHSTSNTNTTLQDVKHTPAIRYNKVSVISSPLHQTSVIRPPVARQGNVIQCSQGSNAKLYLHDLLEASSDRDKAPCRKTEPGFGSHVIKSECSYKYPNDMRVSKDHERLFAEDRDRVVGKARRNREEEEEVAAQLADLAFIIQSRHNQHSEKIPQKGTPVSAIKYNYNSQISPSQKKPPVKKTRATPSKPRKKKSDGPNEGINCRTPLSKRTPNRETSRGRGQKIQGKPVLHHKRNLFLPQAQIDLNRYLAEAQEERRQIIHHSNTHSAAHLGPQTHNYSPLTRVNNTGPEHHPWSLSNGPLHQHNPCNGHSGLDYERHLFSQGVHHGADSNTSAANNPFLSHSSGNHGLSNGFSGGRQSPPPSQQGYYKLERAGPVTILSTSTDGVQSQSEETTPSKNSVNSFLESPMSFLDTPTKNLLNTPSKKLADLPSCECVEQIIEKEEGPYYTHLGAGPTVPAVRELMENRYGAKGNAVRLEVVVYTGKEGKSSQGCPIAKWVVRRSSEQEKLLCLVRRRPGHYCETAVLVILILAWEGIARPVADNLYQELTKSLFKYGSPTSRRCALNEDRTCACQGLDQDTCGASFSFGCSWSMYFNGCKFARSKVPRKFRLLGDDRDEEEKIENNLQNLASDLAPLYKRLAPEAFQNQVENESAGNDCRLGRKEGCPFSGVTACVDFCAHAHKDTHNMNNGSTVVCTLTKEDNRAVPNIPEDEQLHVLPLYRVSARDEFGQVEGQWTKMRSGALQVLSAFPREVRLLAEPVKSARKIRQEARLKAQAGKLEKKLGLTPQTPGKVKNDTPSKEPQGFSSSYRLPSRPASDGRYPQERNQPGTYNQSTSSYPTSGAGVTPQKEVIPPNHHGLPGGQFGQNGSAVNYKTVSDAVNGYASASGGQSVHMPPHNALSGFPHGFKTEPNEVHCSPLRRPSPSGSAPPPPSFSPRPTSEGLFSRLNGLHRAAGDVTAEVRGHGFPPLSSLPLPPQTPPPEPEELKQEEVWSDSEHNFLDRDIGGVAVAPAHGSILIECARRELHATTPILRPDRSHPTRISLVFYQHKSLNEPGHGMAMWDAKMAKREREREEEAERLRMEECLGNNGKGGVEQEEGTGEDAEGTRRTMHVPTRQAWTLPRDGVVTVSPYALTQVTGPYNRWT; encoded by the exons ATGCTGCCTAAACCGGAGGGGCTTCCTCCGAGGACAGACAAG gTGGTTCCAGAAAGTGGGTCGGTAAATGGCAAAGCCAAAGCGCAGATGGAAGACACCCACACGGAAGCAGAGGAGGATGAAGGGGAGGAAGGCCACATACCTCATACACAAGCTCCCACCATTACCCACAAACCGGCCTCGGACCAAGGCGGACGGCCATCATCAGTTGTCAAAAGAGAGTCCGGGCTGGAGCTGACCAGCAATGCACTTCACCAGCATGTATGCTCTTCTGTGAATTTTCAGAATGGTTCTGCTGAGAACCTGACAAAACCTAACGGTGCTAATATGACCACTGGGTCACACTCTGATCTGAAGTCTGCTTTCATATGGACTACTAATGCATCAGAGCCTCAAAGGACTATAATTGCTACAACTCCTAAAGACTGCCCTAAGAATGGACCCAAGACTTCTCCGGACAACATGTCAGTTCCACTAAAGAAGATCAAACTAGAGGAACCGTGGATGTGGATCCCTGAACAGCCCACCAAACAGCTGAGCGATGAAGACGAGGTCTGCGAAGACCCGCTGTCCACACTGGCGGCCGTGGTGTGTCTTTCTGTCACAGAGAGAAAAGGACTGGAGGAGAAACTTTTCAGCTCACGGTCCTCCATTCTTTGCTCCATCAAAACAGAGCCACCAGATTTGTACTTTGTCAAAAAAGAGCCAGAGGACTTACAGAATGACTTGTTTCAGAAAAGCACTCCTGTTTGCCTGCAAAGGAATCCGCAATACATTAAAAGTGAACCTACTCAAGGTGTCTTGCAACAGAGCGTGCAGTCTTTGGCAGAGAGAAGAAATCTTAGTTTTGATCAGGCTATTGCTATTGAGGCCTTGACTCAACTGGCAGCTATACCTCAGAGCCCCGCAGGTTCCATTAAAACTGAACGTATGTGTGAACATAGCACTTCCAACACAAATACAACCCTGCAAGACGTCAAACACACACCAGCTATTCGCTACAACAAAGTGTCGGTCATCAGCTCGCCACTGCACCAGACATCAGTCATACGCCCTCCTGTGGCCAGACAAGGAAACGTCATCCAGTGCTCCCAGGGGTCTAACGCGAAGCTGTATCTGCACGATCTCTTAGAAGCTAGCTCAGACAGAGATAAAGCACCCTGTAGGAAGACAGAGCCGGGCTTTGGTTCTCATGTCATCAAGTCGGAATGCAGCTATAAATATCCCAATGACATGAGAGTCAGTAAAGATCATGAGCGATTGTTCGCGGAGGACAGAGACAGAGTTGTTGGTAAAGCAAGGAGgaacagagaggaggaggaggaggtggcagCTCAGCTAGCAGACCTGGCTTTCATCATCCAGTCTCGACACAACCAGCACTCGGAGAAAATCCCTCAGAAAGGAACACCTGTGTCAGCCATCAAATacaactacaactcccagataTCCCCCAGTCAGAAAAAGCCCCCCGTGAAAAAAACAAGAGCAACGCCTTCCAAgcccaggaagaaaaaaagtgaTGGACCTAATGAGGGAATCAACTGCCGGACCCCCCTCTCAAAACGCACGCCAAATAGAGAGACTTCCAGGGGGAGAGGCCAGAAGATTCAGGGGAAACCAGTCCTTCACCACAAGAGGAACCTGTTTCTGCCTCAGGCTCAAATTGACCTGAACAGATACTTGGCTGAGGCTCAGGAGGAAAGGAGGCAAATCATCCatcacagtaacacacacagtgCAGCCCACCTCGGGCCGCAGACTCACAACTACAGCCCTCTCACAAGGGTTAACAACACCGGTCCAGAACACCACCCATGGTCACTTTCTAACGGTCCACTCCACCAACACAATCCATGCAACGGTCATTCTGGGCTGGACTATGAAAGGCATTTGTTTTCTCAGGGAGTGCATCACGGTGCTGATTCGAACACCAGCGCCGCCAATAACCCTTTCCTCAGCCACTCATCTGGAAACCATGGACTGTCCAATGGCTTCTCGGGGGGCCGGCAGTCCCCTCCTCCGAGCCAGCAGGGCTACTACAAGCTGGAGAGGGCAGGACCTGTCACTATCCTGTCCACTAGTACTGACGGGGTTCAGAGCCAGTCTGAAGAAACAACTCCTTCCAAGAACAGCGTCAACAGCTTCCTGGAGTCTCCTATGAGTTTTTTGGATACCCCTACCAAGAACTTGCTAAATACACCTTCCAAAAAACTTGCTGATCTTCCATCCTGTGAATGCGTGG AACAGATCATTGAAAAGGAGGAAGGCCCTTACTATACTCACCTTGGGGCAGGGCCTACTGTTCCTGCAGTGAGGGAACTGATGGAGAACAG ATATGGTGCCAAAGGAAATGCAGTCAGGCTGGAAGTTGTTGTTTACACTGGGAAAGAAGGAAAGAGCTCCCAGGGGTGTCCAATAGCTAAATGG GTGGTCCGGCGTAGCAGTGAACAGGAGAAGCTGCTGTGTTTGGTCCGCCGGAGGCCGGGGCACTACTGTGAAACGGCCGTGTTGGTGATCCTCATCCTGGCGTGGGAGGGAATCGCTCGGCCGGTTGCAGATAATCTCTACCAGGAGCTCACAAAGTCCCTCTTTAAATACGGCTCCCCCACCAGCCGCCGCTGCGCCCTCAATGAGGA TCGAACATGTGCCTGCCAGGGTTTGGACCAGGACACATGCGGAGCTTCATTTTCTTTCGGCTGCTCCTGGAGTATGTACTTCAATGGCTGTAAGTTTGCCCGCAGCAAGGTTCCGCGCAAGTTCCGCCTGCTTGGAGACGACCGGGATGAG GAGGAGAAGATAGAGAACAACCTGCAGAATCTCGCCTCTGACCTCGCACCCCTCTACAAAAGACTGGCTCCGGAGGCCTTCCAAAACCAG GTGGAGAATGAGTCGGCAGGAAATGACTGCCGTCTGGGTCGGAAGGAGGGTTGTCCCTTCTCTGGGGTCACAGCCTGTGTGGATTTCTGTGCCCATGCTCACAAGGACACTCACAACATGAATAACGGCAGCACTGTG gtttGCACTTTAACCAAGGAAGATAACCGGGCAGTGCCTAACATACCAGAAGATGAGCAGCTCCATGTTCTGCCACTTTACAGAGTCTCCGCAAGGGACGAGTTTGGTCAGGTTGAGGGTCAGTGGACCAAGATGCGGAGCGGTGCTCTGCAAGTTCTGTCCGCCTTTCCCAGAGAA GTGCGTCTCCTGGCTGAGCCAGTGAAATCAGCCCGTAAGATCAGGCAAGAAGCTCGTCTGAAGGCCCAAGCAGGGAAGCTGGAGAAAAAGCTCGGGCTGACTCCCCAAACTCCTGGGAAAGTGAAGAACGACACCCCCAGCAAAG AGCCACAGGGCTTCTCCAGCTCGTACAGACTACCTTCAAGGCCTGCCAGCGATGGACGGTACCCACAGGAGAGGAATCAACCCGGCACTTACAACCAGAGCACCAGCAGCTACCCCACCTCGGGTGCAGGGGTCACCCCACAGAAGGAGGTCATCCCCCCCAACCACCATGGCCTGCCTGGCGGCCAGTTTGGACAGAATGGCTCAGCTGTTAATTATAAAACAGTGAGTGATGCTGTGAATGGTTATGCTTCAGCATCTGGTGGACAGAGTGTACATATGCCTCCACATAATGCCCTTAGTGGCTTCCCCCATGGTTTTAAAACTGAGCCAAACGAGGTGCACTGCTCTCCTCTGCGCAGACCCTCCCCCAGTGGGAGtgctcctcctcccccctccttctcccccagACCTACCTCTGAGGGCCTCTTCAGCAGGCTCAATGGACTCCACAGGGCTGCTGGAGATGTCACTGCAGAGGTCAGGGGTCATGGCTTTCCTCCACTCTCTTCTCTCCCCCTTCCCCCACAGACTCCCCCGCCTGAACCAGAGGAATTGAAGCAGGAAGAGGTGTGGTCAGACAGCGAGCACAACTTCCTGGACCGTGACATAGGCGGAGTCGCGGTGGCACCGGCACACGGCTCCATCCTGATAGAGTGTGCGCGGCGGGAGCTCCACGCCACCACCCCAATCCTCAGGCCCGACCGCAGCCATCCCACGCGCATCTCCCTGGTCTTCTACCAGCACAAGTCTCTGAATGAACCAGGGCACGGGATGGCTATGTGGGATGCAAAGATGGCCAAGAGGGAGAGGGAGCGGGAGGAGGAGGCCGAGAGATTAAGGATGGAGGAATGTCTGGGGAATAACGGAAAAGGAGGTGTGGAGCAAGAGGAGGGAACAGGGGAGGATGCAGAGGGGACAAGGAGGACAATGCATGTCCCCACACGACAAGCTTGGACTCTCCCGAGGGATGGTGTTGTCACCGTGTCCCCTTATGCTCTTACCCAAGTGACGGGCCCCTACAATCGCTGGACTTAg
- the tet1 gene encoding methylcytosine dioxygenase TET3 isoform X1 — protein sequence MPATTKPSRRKTPAQRKAAQKVISTKRQTCNSNKPRGRATERPQKTPAEPKRSTTRAQAQSGRSPRGRGVSGPVTESPGRSPSRVNHALNVKESARLGQQSNPPDHSSELQDPPGRRKSLRGTRVPVTPYQPPKPCRGGRNSRGGAGRRAASQQGNTRNKPLSTSINESTPEERIESLAVSDAEETLAVSLKTGAEAPASIKDQSLGGNNAKDGSPLKADSPPSNDLLENCVQGSCDSTSTQQDKKAVSHNSDGDLRCVTGVCGDGDGQLKLCSDRSKDSPCALTRICSPKVQSNRKRNKSLSILGNKLDHLGCDGKQDDICTVHQEEGSKLDLKENRTDEREIVATETKEKIHHERGESFEGDNAVETVEDMEDMEDMAERLANCEGEKKEKENDFSINPDDPLPSTPAFQSPDPPHSNNGLTELSESPVNVLSVSNAATSNPTKAPPTSEAVKPEGLSQGKTDIHGAKPQFTGSSAVAETALMVQTVLVKRNTPVIIRTDCFKPRIVRDSNQGEPHQLQSLAILSPLDEKKACTPAETQTKDSESNPELLEGHSQRETSSLSLSLAPQFSTDALAAECEPNLSEDSAVVAEQNSVPKISTTSLDSSYTFSCSSESTRSSFSFDTESEAGYGEPGPSTLPISWGPEGACLPSWTTPKQQKKERKKRSRCGMCEPCLRKISCGQCSCCLNRSTGHQICKLRKCVDLRRRRTSQLAPSAAQVVPESGSVNGKAKAQMEDTHTEAEEDEGEEGHIPHTQAPTITHKPASDQGGRPSSVVKRESGLELTSNALHQHVCSSVNFQNGSAENLTKPNGANMTTGSHSDLKSAFIWTTNASEPQRTIIATTPKDCPKNGPKTSPDNMSVPLKKIKLEEPWMWIPEQPTKQLSDEDEVCEDPLSTLAAVVCLSVTERKGLEEKLFSSRSSILCSIKTEPPDLYFVKKEPEDLQNDLFQKSTPVCLQRNPQYIKSEPTQGVLQQSVQSLAERRNLSFDQAIAIEALTQLAAIPQSPAGSIKTERMCEHSTSNTNTTLQDVKHTPAIRYNKVSVISSPLHQTSVIRPPVARQGNVIQCSQGSNAKLYLHDLLEASSDRDKAPCRKTEPGFGSHVIKSECSYKYPNDMRVSKDHERLFAEDRDRVVGKARRNREEEEEVAAQLADLAFIIQSRHNQHSEKIPQKGTPVSAIKYNYNSQISPSQKKPPVKKTRATPSKPRKKKSDGPNEGINCRTPLSKRTPNRETSRGRGQKIQGKPVLHHKRNLFLPQAQIDLNRYLAEAQEERRQIIHHSNTHSAAHLGPQTHNYSPLTRVNNTGPEHHPWSLSNGPLHQHNPCNGHSGLDYERHLFSQGVHHGADSNTSAANNPFLSHSSGNHGLSNGFSGGRQSPPPSQQGYYKLERAGPVTILSTSTDGVQSQSEETTPSKNSVNSFLESPMSFLDTPTKNLLNTPSKKLADLPSCECVEQIIEKEEGPYYTHLGAGPTVPAVRELMENRYGAKGNAVRLEVVVYTGKEGKSSQGCPIAKWVVRRSSEQEKLLCLVRRRPGHYCETAVLVILILAWEGIARPVADNLYQELTKSLFKYGSPTSRRCALNEDRTCACQGLDQDTCGASFSFGCSWSMYFNGCKFARSKVPRKFRLLGDDRDEEEKIENNLQNLASDLAPLYKRLAPEAFQNQVENESAGNDCRLGRKEGCPFSGVTACVDFCAHAHKDTHNMNNGSTVVCTLTKEDNRAVPNIPEDEQLHVLPLYRVSARDEFGQVEGQWTKMRSGALQVLSAFPREVRLLAEPVKSARKIRQEARLKAQAGKLEKKLGLTPQTPGKVKNDTPSKEPQGFSSSYRLPSRPASDGRYPQERNQPGTYNQSTSSYPTSGAGVTPQKEVIPPNHHGLPGGQFGQNGSAVNYKTVSDAVNGYASASGGQSVHMPPHNALSGFPHGFKTEPNEVHCSPLRRPSPSGSAPPPPSFSPRPTSEGLFSRLNGLHRAAGDVTAEVRGHGFPPLSSLPLPPQTPPPEPEELKQEEVWSDSEHNFLDRDIGGVAVAPAHGSILIECARRELHATTPILRPDRSHPTRISLVFYQHKSLNEPGHGMAMWDAKMAKREREREEEAERLRMEECLGNNGKGGVEQEEGTGEDAEGTRRTMHVPTRQAWTLPRDGVVTVSPYALTQVTGPYNRWT from the exons ATGCCTGCTACTACCAAACCCTCCAGGAGAAAGACACCTGCTCAGAGAAAAGCTGCCCAGAAAGTGATCAGCACCAAGAGGCAAACCTGTAACTCTAATAAACCCAGAGGAAGAGCCACAGAGAGGCCCCAGAAAACACCTGCAGAACCCAAAAGGTCAACAACCAGGGCCCAGGCACAGTCAGGCCGAAGCCCCCGTGGAAGAGGGGTTAGTGGGCCTGTTACTGAGAGCCCTGGGAGGTCTCCTAGCAGAGTTAACCATGCCCTAAATGTAAAAGAATCTGCAAGGCTTGGACAGCAGAGCAATCCGCCTGACCACAGCAGCGAGTTACAAGACCCCCCGGGGCGAAGGAAGTCTCTGCGGGGCACCCGGGTGCCTGTTACTCCCTACCAGCCTCCTAAACCTTGCAGAGGAGGGAGAAACAGCAGGGGGGGCGCAGGGAGGCGAGCAGCATCACAGCAAGGAAACACAAGAAACAAGCCCTTGAGCACCAGCATCAATGAATCAACTCCTGAAGAGAGAATTGAGAGTCTGGCCGTCAGTGACGCTGAAGAAACACTTGCAGTTTCTCTAAAAACTGGTGCTGAAGCTCCTGCAAGTATCAAAGATCAGAGTTTAGGAGGCAACAATGCTAAAGATGGCAGCCCTCTTAAAGCAGATTCCCCGCCGTCTAATGACCTACTGGAAAACTGTGTGCAGGGCAGCTGTGACAGTACTTCTACCCAGCAAGACAAAAAGGCTGTCAGTCATAACAGTGACGGTGACCTGAGGTGTGTGACTGGGGTATGTGGCGATGGTGATGGACAGCTTAAACTCTGCAGTGACAGAAGTAAAGATAGCCCCTGTGCGCTTACAAGAATCTGCTCACCAAAAGTACAGAGCAACAGGAAGAGAAACAAGAGTTTATCTATCCTTGGAAATAAGCTCGATCATCTTGGCTGTGATGGTAAGCAAGATGATATATGTACTGTCCACCAAGAGGAAGGTAGCAAGTTGGACTTAAAAGAAAATAGGACAGATGAAAGAGAGATAGTCGCAACTGAGACAAAAGAGAAGATACAtcatgagagaggagagagtttCGAGGGAGACAATGCAGTTGAGACTGTGGAAGACATGGAGGACATGGAGGACATGGCTGAGAGGCTGGCAAATTGTGAgggagagaaaaaagaaaaggagaATGATTTTTCTATCAATCCTGACGACCCCCTCCCCAGCACTCCAGCCTTTCAATCTCCAGATCCACCTCACTCTAACAATGGACTGACAGAACTGTCAGAATCACCTGTAAATGTGCTGTCAGTGTCCAACGCAGCTACCTCAAATCCCACCAAAGCCCCCCCCACTTCAGAGGCAGTTAAGCCAGAGGGTCTGAGCCAGGGTAAGACAGACATTCATGGTGCTAAACCTCAGTTCACAGGGTCCTCAGCTGTTGCTGAAACTGCCCTGATGGTGCAGACTGTTCTTGTAAAAAGAAATACACCGGTTATTATCCGTACTGACTGCTTCAAACCCAGAATTGTGAGGGATTCAAATCAGGGGGAACCACACCAACTGCAGAGCCTAGCCATCCTTTCTCCTCTGGATgagaaaaaagcttgcacaCCAGCAGAGACGCAGACCAAAGATAGTGAATCCAATCCAGAGCTATTGGAGGGCCACAGCCAGAGAGAGACATCTTCCCTGTCACTGTCACTCGCTCCTCAGTTCAGCACAGATGCTCTTGCAGCCGAGTGTGAACCAAACCTCAGCGAGGACAGCGCTGTGGTAGCAGAGCAAAACTCGGTGCCAAAGATCTCAACTACTTCTCTGGACAGTAGCTACACTTTCTCCTGCAGCTCAGAAAGCACACGGTCCTCTTTTTCTTTTGACACTGAATCGGAGGCAGGGTATGGAGAGCCTGGCCCCTCTACACTTCCCATATCCTGGGGGCCAGAGGGGGCCTGTTTGCCCTCCTGGACCACTCCGAAACAACAgaagaaggagaggaagaagcgGAGCAGGTGTGGGATGTGTGAGCCATGCCTGAGGAAGATCAGCTGTGGCCAGTGCAGTTGCTGCCTCAACCGAAGCACTGGCCACCAGATCTGTAAGCTGAGGAAGTGTGTGGATCTGAGGAGGAGAAGAACTTCTCagctcgctccctctgccgCACAG gTGGTTCCAGAAAGTGGGTCGGTAAATGGCAAAGCCAAAGCGCAGATGGAAGACACCCACACGGAAGCAGAGGAGGATGAAGGGGAGGAAGGCCACATACCTCATACACAAGCTCCCACCATTACCCACAAACCGGCCTCGGACCAAGGCGGACGGCCATCATCAGTTGTCAAAAGAGAGTCCGGGCTGGAGCTGACCAGCAATGCACTTCACCAGCATGTATGCTCTTCTGTGAATTTTCAGAATGGTTCTGCTGAGAACCTGACAAAACCTAACGGTGCTAATATGACCACTGGGTCACACTCTGATCTGAAGTCTGCTTTCATATGGACTACTAATGCATCAGAGCCTCAAAGGACTATAATTGCTACAACTCCTAAAGACTGCCCTAAGAATGGACCCAAGACTTCTCCGGACAACATGTCAGTTCCACTAAAGAAGATCAAACTAGAGGAACCGTGGATGTGGATCCCTGAACAGCCCACCAAACAGCTGAGCGATGAAGACGAGGTCTGCGAAGACCCGCTGTCCACACTGGCGGCCGTGGTGTGTCTTTCTGTCACAGAGAGAAAAGGACTGGAGGAGAAACTTTTCAGCTCACGGTCCTCCATTCTTTGCTCCATCAAAACAGAGCCACCAGATTTGTACTTTGTCAAAAAAGAGCCAGAGGACTTACAGAATGACTTGTTTCAGAAAAGCACTCCTGTTTGCCTGCAAAGGAATCCGCAATACATTAAAAGTGAACCTACTCAAGGTGTCTTGCAACAGAGCGTGCAGTCTTTGGCAGAGAGAAGAAATCTTAGTTTTGATCAGGCTATTGCTATTGAGGCCTTGACTCAACTGGCAGCTATACCTCAGAGCCCCGCAGGTTCCATTAAAACTGAACGTATGTGTGAACATAGCACTTCCAACACAAATACAACCCTGCAAGACGTCAAACACACACCAGCTATTCGCTACAACAAAGTGTCGGTCATCAGCTCGCCACTGCACCAGACATCAGTCATACGCCCTCCTGTGGCCAGACAAGGAAACGTCATCCAGTGCTCCCAGGGGTCTAACGCGAAGCTGTATCTGCACGATCTCTTAGAAGCTAGCTCAGACAGAGATAAAGCACCCTGTAGGAAGACAGAGCCGGGCTTTGGTTCTCATGTCATCAAGTCGGAATGCAGCTATAAATATCCCAATGACATGAGAGTCAGTAAAGATCATGAGCGATTGTTCGCGGAGGACAGAGACAGAGTTGTTGGTAAAGCAAGGAGgaacagagaggaggaggaggaggtggcagCTCAGCTAGCAGACCTGGCTTTCATCATCCAGTCTCGACACAACCAGCACTCGGAGAAAATCCCTCAGAAAGGAACACCTGTGTCAGCCATCAAATacaactacaactcccagataTCCCCCAGTCAGAAAAAGCCCCCCGTGAAAAAAACAAGAGCAACGCCTTCCAAgcccaggaagaaaaaaagtgaTGGACCTAATGAGGGAATCAACTGCCGGACCCCCCTCTCAAAACGCACGCCAAATAGAGAGACTTCCAGGGGGAGAGGCCAGAAGATTCAGGGGAAACCAGTCCTTCACCACAAGAGGAACCTGTTTCTGCCTCAGGCTCAAATTGACCTGAACAGATACTTGGCTGAGGCTCAGGAGGAAAGGAGGCAAATCATCCatcacagtaacacacacagtgCAGCCCACCTCGGGCCGCAGACTCACAACTACAGCCCTCTCACAAGGGTTAACAACACCGGTCCAGAACACCACCCATGGTCACTTTCTAACGGTCCACTCCACCAACACAATCCATGCAACGGTCATTCTGGGCTGGACTATGAAAGGCATTTGTTTTCTCAGGGAGTGCATCACGGTGCTGATTCGAACACCAGCGCCGCCAATAACCCTTTCCTCAGCCACTCATCTGGAAACCATGGACTGTCCAATGGCTTCTCGGGGGGCCGGCAGTCCCCTCCTCCGAGCCAGCAGGGCTACTACAAGCTGGAGAGGGCAGGACCTGTCACTATCCTGTCCACTAGTACTGACGGGGTTCAGAGCCAGTCTGAAGAAACAACTCCTTCCAAGAACAGCGTCAACAGCTTCCTGGAGTCTCCTATGAGTTTTTTGGATACCCCTACCAAGAACTTGCTAAATACACCTTCCAAAAAACTTGCTGATCTTCCATCCTGTGAATGCGTGG AACAGATCATTGAAAAGGAGGAAGGCCCTTACTATACTCACCTTGGGGCAGGGCCTACTGTTCCTGCAGTGAGGGAACTGATGGAGAACAG ATATGGTGCCAAAGGAAATGCAGTCAGGCTGGAAGTTGTTGTTTACACTGGGAAAGAAGGAAAGAGCTCCCAGGGGTGTCCAATAGCTAAATGG GTGGTCCGGCGTAGCAGTGAACAGGAGAAGCTGCTGTGTTTGGTCCGCCGGAGGCCGGGGCACTACTGTGAAACGGCCGTGTTGGTGATCCTCATCCTGGCGTGGGAGGGAATCGCTCGGCCGGTTGCAGATAATCTCTACCAGGAGCTCACAAAGTCCCTCTTTAAATACGGCTCCCCCACCAGCCGCCGCTGCGCCCTCAATGAGGA TCGAACATGTGCCTGCCAGGGTTTGGACCAGGACACATGCGGAGCTTCATTTTCTTTCGGCTGCTCCTGGAGTATGTACTTCAATGGCTGTAAGTTTGCCCGCAGCAAGGTTCCGCGCAAGTTCCGCCTGCTTGGAGACGACCGGGATGAG GAGGAGAAGATAGAGAACAACCTGCAGAATCTCGCCTCTGACCTCGCACCCCTCTACAAAAGACTGGCTCCGGAGGCCTTCCAAAACCAG GTGGAGAATGAGTCGGCAGGAAATGACTGCCGTCTGGGTCGGAAGGAGGGTTGTCCCTTCTCTGGGGTCACAGCCTGTGTGGATTTCTGTGCCCATGCTCACAAGGACACTCACAACATGAATAACGGCAGCACTGTG gtttGCACTTTAACCAAGGAAGATAACCGGGCAGTGCCTAACATACCAGAAGATGAGCAGCTCCATGTTCTGCCACTTTACAGAGTCTCCGCAAGGGACGAGTTTGGTCAGGTTGAGGGTCAGTGGACCAAGATGCGGAGCGGTGCTCTGCAAGTTCTGTCCGCCTTTCCCAGAGAA GTGCGTCTCCTGGCTGAGCCAGTGAAATCAGCCCGTAAGATCAGGCAAGAAGCTCGTCTGAAGGCCCAAGCAGGGAAGCTGGAGAAAAAGCTCGGGCTGACTCCCCAAACTCCTGGGAAAGTGAAGAACGACACCCCCAGCAAAG AGCCACAGGGCTTCTCCAGCTCGTACAGACTACCTTCAAGGCCTGCCAGCGATGGACGGTACCCACAGGAGAGGAATCAACCCGGCACTTACAACCAGAGCACCAGCAGCTACCCCACCTCGGGTGCAGGGGTCACCCCACAGAAGGAGGTCATCCCCCCCAACCACCATGGCCTGCCTGGCGGCCAGTTTGGACAGAATGGCTCAGCTGTTAATTATAAAACAGTGAGTGATGCTGTGAATGGTTATGCTTCAGCATCTGGTGGACAGAGTGTACATATGCCTCCACATAATGCCCTTAGTGGCTTCCCCCATGGTTTTAAAACTGAGCCAAACGAGGTGCACTGCTCTCCTCTGCGCAGACCCTCCCCCAGTGGGAGtgctcctcctcccccctccttctcccccagACCTACCTCTGAGGGCCTCTTCAGCAGGCTCAATGGACTCCACAGGGCTGCTGGAGATGTCACTGCAGAGGTCAGGGGTCATGGCTTTCCTCCACTCTCTTCTCTCCCCCTTCCCCCACAGACTCCCCCGCCTGAACCAGAGGAATTGAAGCAGGAAGAGGTGTGGTCAGACAGCGAGCACAACTTCCTGGACCGTGACATAGGCGGAGTCGCGGTGGCACCGGCACACGGCTCCATCCTGATAGAGTGTGCGCGGCGGGAGCTCCACGCCACCACCCCAATCCTCAGGCCCGACCGCAGCCATCCCACGCGCATCTCCCTGGTCTTCTACCAGCACAAGTCTCTGAATGAACCAGGGCACGGGATGGCTATGTGGGATGCAAAGATGGCCAAGAGGGAGAGGGAGCGGGAGGAGGAGGCCGAGAGATTAAGGATGGAGGAATGTCTGGGGAATAACGGAAAAGGAGGTGTGGAGCAAGAGGAGGGAACAGGGGAGGATGCAGAGGGGACAAGGAGGACAATGCATGTCCCCACACGACAAGCTTGGACTCTCCCGAGGGATGGTGTTGTCACCGTGTCCCCTTATGCTCTTACCCAAGTGACGGGCCCCTACAATCGCTGGACTTAg